Proteins from a genomic interval of Xylocopa sonorina isolate GNS202 chromosome 6, iyXylSono1_principal, whole genome shotgun sequence:
- the LOC143424331 gene encoding uncharacterized protein LOC143424331: MDVGDLSSSAGLAGSGSIPGATGVGIITSTTSATAGWWTPTSTIATAASNTDVMNQLCRVCGEPAAGFHFGAFTCEGCKSFFGRTYNNLGSISECKNGGVCVINKKNRTACKACRLRKCLMVGMSKSGSRYGRRSNWFKIHCLLQEQSHQAQTRLIKDPKSAYEKAFGPLDVANNNNNNNENTGTTSAASVVGMVTTTTTTANSYHHHHHQHHQQDRYPKRDDLRPQDIPAQLRAPDIPTRASQDPLLRPVDLVRAPHELLRPEVSRFPMWRGPPFFHPALTHMQLLNAPFFPFQQRFIVPYVNQVGAPQMVASLTSSSSDSVSPRSTPSPKRDDDNRTARDECRDADGGCQRSQVEAYDKSIAFLRSLGPEQDEPIDLSMKAGRTDGREVDAAGSTEEERSTDSEDNELLQDTGPPLDLTRKT, translated from the exons ATGGACGTGGGCGATTTGTCGAGCTCGGCAGGATTGGCTGGGAGCGGATCCATCCCTGGTGCAACGGGTGTTGGTATCATTACAAGTACGACATCCGCCACCGCGGGGTGGTGGACGCCTACGTCGACGATTGCTACGGCAGCGTCCAACACCGACGTG ATGAATCAGCTCTGCAGGGTCTGCGGAGAGCCGGCCGCGGGTTTTCACTTCGGGGCCTTCACGTGCGAAGGTTGCAAG TCGTTCTTTGGGCGCACCTACAACAATCTAGGCAGCATCTCCGAATGTAAGAACGGCGGGGTGTGCGTGATCAACAAGAAGAATCGCACCGCGTGCAAGGCGTGCCGGCTGAGGAAGTGTCTGATGGTGGGTATGTCGAAGTCGGGCTCCCGCTACGGACGCCGCTCGAACTGGTTCAAAATCCACTGCCTCCTCCAGGAACAGTCGCACCAGGCCCAAACACGGCTGATCAAGGACCCAAAGTCCGCGTACGAGAAGGCGTTCGGCCCGTTGGACGTGGccaacaataacaataacaataacgaGAACACGGGCACGACTAGTGCGGCCAGTGTCGTCGGTATGGTCACCACGACCACCACCACGGCGAACAGTTACCATCACCATCACCACCAGCATCACCAGCAGGACAGGTACCCGAAGAGGGACGATCTGAGGCCGCAAGACATCCCTGCGCAATTAAGGGCACCTGACATCCCTACGCGAGCCAGTCAGGATCCTCTGTTGAGGCCCGTGGACTTGGTCAGAGCACCCCACGAGCTGCTCAGGCCGGAGGTGTCCAGGTTCCCCATGTGGCGGGGTCCACCGTTCTTCCACCCTGCCCTGACGCACATGCAGCTGTTGAACGCGCCGTTTTTCCCGTTCCAACAGCGTTTCATAGTCCCTTACGTGAACCAAGTCGGTGCGCCGCAAATGGTGGCCAGTCTGACTAGTTCCTCGAGCGACAGCGTGAGTCCTAGATCGACGCCATCGCCCAAGAGGGACGACGACAATAGAACCGCGCGAGACGAGTGCAGGGACGCCGACGGAGGGTGTCAGAGGAGCCAAGTGGAGGCGTACGACAAAAGCATCGCGTTTCTACGCTCGCTGGGCCCGGAACAGGATGAACCGATTGATCTGAGCATGAAGGCTGGGAGGACGGACGGGCGGGAGGTGGACGCGGCTGGTAGCACGGAAGAGGAAAGGTCGACGGACAGCGAGGACAACGAGCTGCTACAGGACACGGGGCCGCCCCTCGATCTCACTAGAAAGACGTGA